A genomic window from Gemmatimonadaceae bacterium includes:
- the secA gene encoding preprotein translocase subunit SecA has translation MLKKLFGAVFGTRHEREQKRVQPIVDEINSIGERLKGLRDEEIQAQTAKFRAMITERTADVQERIAERKRQKHEAAEAATRDAIDLELVGPDGRGGLEGEYRELLSEVLDELLPEAFATVREAARRLVGSTVSVTGHDLTWDMVHYDVQLIGGYQLHVGRIAEMATGEGKTLVATLPLYLNALPGRGAHLVTVNSYLARRDSQWMGHLFKWLGLTVGCLDDTEPGTPQRVAAYGCDITYGTNNEFGFDYLRDNMVVALDQRVQRAHVYAIVDEVDSVLIDEARTPLIISGPVGNQGDQAYALHNAAVSRLVRRQTELANDLVAKGEKALSAGDQDTAALCFYKARMGSPKNKRLLKVMQETGVKQLILQQELAHLADRKQSAAKQQFRDIEDDLLFVLDEKGHAVHLTDAGVDFLSPSSPDEFVLPDISSAMGRIDKDETLDAKGKLEARRNIETEYAAKSEKLNIIHQLLKAHALYEKDVNYVVQDGQVLIVDEFTGRTMPGRRWSEGLHQAVEAKEGVQVKGETQTLATITIQNYFRLYEKLAGMTGTAETEEGEFFQIYGLEVAVIPTNRPIARDDRQDLIYKTRREKYNGIVEETRRLHQLGFPVLVGTASVEASETLSRMFQRAGLPHNVLNAKFHQREAEIVSLAGQPGAITIATNMAGRGTDIKLGEGVRASRPSVVKDPNGRDVDVSEPGGLHIIGSERHESRRIDRQLRGRAGRQGDPGASQFFLSLEDDLMRLFGSDRIARLMDGLGAQEGEVLTHPLITRAIEQAQKRVELQNFQQRKRLLDYDDVMNQQREVIYSLRSFALEGGEELKGEAERMVTTAVARRIETGLAEYETPEDWDIELLRQDLMMQYLLRVPGFEEDGRRAATSKEAQDEGAAEALKAFHAKVESLGEFGGRLLALVMLSVLDEKWKDHLYDLDQLRAAIGYRSWGQKDPLVEYKADAFSMFEDLMRDVQHTFAERFLKVQLVFEPPPQPLPPVITSTSGPSESAPSAAADPFGVPQAPQAAPAPAAKRESEYANVGRNDPCPCGSGKKFKKCHGA, from the coding sequence ATGCTGAAGAAGCTTTTCGGGGCCGTGTTCGGGACCCGCCACGAGCGTGAACAGAAGCGCGTCCAGCCGATCGTGGACGAGATCAATTCCATCGGCGAGCGGCTGAAGGGGCTGCGCGACGAGGAGATCCAGGCGCAGACGGCCAAGTTCCGCGCGATGATCACCGAGCGGACGGCCGACGTGCAGGAGCGGATTGCCGAGCGCAAGCGCCAGAAGCACGAGGCGGCCGAGGCGGCCACGCGCGATGCCATCGACCTGGAGCTGGTGGGGCCGGACGGCCGCGGCGGCCTTGAGGGCGAGTACCGCGAGCTGCTGAGCGAGGTGCTGGACGAGTTGCTGCCCGAGGCCTTCGCGACGGTGCGCGAGGCGGCGCGTCGCCTGGTGGGCAGCACGGTCTCGGTGACGGGACACGACCTCACCTGGGATATGGTGCACTACGACGTGCAGCTCATCGGCGGCTACCAGCTGCACGTGGGGCGCATCGCCGAGATGGCGACGGGCGAAGGCAAGACGCTGGTGGCGACGTTGCCGCTGTACCTGAACGCGCTGCCGGGCCGCGGGGCGCACCTGGTGACGGTGAACTCGTACCTGGCGCGCCGTGACTCGCAGTGGATGGGCCACCTCTTCAAGTGGCTGGGCCTGACGGTCGGTTGTCTCGACGACACCGAGCCGGGCACGCCGCAGCGCGTCGCCGCCTACGGCTGCGACATCACCTACGGCACGAACAACGAGTTCGGCTTCGACTACCTGCGCGACAATATGGTGGTGGCACTGGACCAGCGCGTCCAGCGCGCGCACGTCTACGCCATCGTGGACGAAGTCGACTCGGTGCTGATCGACGAAGCGCGGACGCCGCTGATCATCTCCGGGCCGGTGGGCAACCAAGGCGACCAGGCCTACGCGCTGCACAACGCGGCCGTGTCGCGCCTGGTGCGCCGGCAGACGGAGCTGGCAAACGACCTCGTGGCCAAGGGCGAGAAGGCGCTGTCCGCCGGGGACCAGGACACGGCGGCGCTGTGCTTCTACAAGGCGCGGATGGGCAGCCCGAAGAACAAGCGCCTGCTGAAGGTGATGCAGGAGACGGGCGTCAAGCAGCTGATCCTCCAGCAGGAGCTGGCGCACCTGGCGGACCGCAAGCAGTCGGCGGCCAAGCAGCAGTTCCGCGACATCGAGGACGACCTGCTCTTCGTGCTCGACGAGAAGGGGCACGCGGTGCACCTCACCGACGCCGGCGTGGACTTCCTCTCGCCGTCGTCCCCGGACGAGTTCGTGCTGCCCGACATCTCCTCGGCGATGGGGCGCATCGACAAGGATGAGACGCTGGACGCCAAGGGCAAGCTCGAGGCGCGGCGGAACATCGAGACCGAGTACGCCGCCAAGAGCGAGAAGCTCAACATCATCCACCAGCTGCTCAAGGCGCACGCCCTCTACGAGAAGGACGTGAACTACGTCGTGCAGGACGGGCAGGTGCTGATCGTGGACGAGTTCACCGGCCGCACGATGCCGGGCCGCCGCTGGAGCGAGGGCCTGCACCAAGCGGTGGAGGCCAAGGAAGGCGTGCAGGTGAAGGGCGAGACGCAGACGCTCGCGACGATCACCATCCAGAACTACTTCCGCCTCTACGAGAAGCTGGCCGGTATGACGGGCACGGCGGAGACGGAGGAGGGCGAGTTCTTCCAGATCTACGGGCTGGAGGTCGCGGTCATCCCGACCAACCGGCCGATCGCGCGCGACGACCGGCAGGACCTCATCTACAAGACGCGGCGCGAGAAGTACAACGGCATCGTCGAGGAGACGCGGCGTCTGCACCAGCTCGGCTTCCCGGTGCTGGTGGGTACGGCCAGCGTGGAGGCCTCGGAGACGCTCTCGCGGATGTTCCAGCGCGCGGGCCTGCCGCACAACGTGCTCAACGCCAAGTTCCACCAGCGCGAGGCGGAGATCGTCTCGCTGGCGGGCCAGCCGGGCGCAATCACGATCGCGACGAACATGGCCGGCCGCGGCACGGACATCAAACTCGGCGAGGGCGTGCGCGCATCGCGTCCGTCGGTGGTGAAGGACCCGAACGGCCGCGACGTGGACGTGAGCGAACCGGGCGGTCTGCACATCATCGGCTCCGAGCGGCACGAGTCTCGGCGCATCGACCGCCAGCTGCGCGGGCGCGCCGGCCGCCAGGGCGACCCCGGTGCCTCGCAGTTCTTCCTCTCGCTGGAAGACGACCTGATGCGCCTGTTCGGGTCGGACCGCATCGCCCGGCTGATGGACGGCCTGGGGGCGCAGGAAGGCGAGGTGCTGACGCACCCGCTCATCACCCGCGCCATCGAGCAGGCCCAGAAGCGCGTGGAGCTGCAAAACTTCCAGCAGCGCAAGCGCCTGCTCGACTACGATGACGTGATGAACCAGCAGCGCGAGGTCATCTACTCGCTGCGCTCTTTTGCGCTCGAGGGCGGCGAAGAACTGAAGGGCGAGGCCGAACGGATGGTGACGACGGCCGTGGCACGGCGCATCGAGACCGGCCTGGCGGAGTACGAGACGCCGGAGGACTGGGACATCGAGCTGCTGCGGCAGGACCTGATGATGCAGTACCTGCTGCGGGTGCCGGGCTTCGAGGAAGACGGCCGTCGCGCCGCGACGTCGAAGGAGGCACAGGACGAAGGCGCCGCCGAGGCGCTGAAGGCCTTCCACGCCAAGGTCGAATCGCTCGGCGAGTTCGGCGGGCGCCTGCTCGCGCTAGTGATGCTCAGCGTGCTGGACGAGAAGTGGAAGGACCACCTCTACGACCTCGACCAGCTCCGCGCCGCGATCGGCTACCGCTCCTGGGGGCAGAAGGATCCGCTGGTGGAGTACAAGGCGGACGCGTTCTCGATGTTCGAGGACCTGATGCGCGACGTCCAGCACACCTTCGCGGAGCGTTTCCTGAAGGTGCAACTGGTGTTCGAGCCGCCGCCGCAGCCGCTGCCGCCGGTGATCACGTCGACGTCGGGGCCGTCGGAGTCGGCGCCGTCAGCGGCGGCGGATCCGTTCGGGGTGCCGCAGGCACCGCAGGCGGCGCCTGCTCCGGCGGCGAAGCGGGAGTCGGAGTATGCGAACGTGGGGAGGAATGATCCGTGTCCGTGTGGGAGTGGGAAGAAGTTTAAGAAGTGTCACGGGGCGTGA